One stretch of Chryseobacterium fluminis DNA includes these proteins:
- a CDS encoding helix-turn-helix domain-containing protein produces MEQRIHQGRNVKRFREMLGIKQEALAFDLGEEWNQKKISLLEQKEVIEENLLKVISQALKIPVEAFQNFDEEAAINVISNTFTSNDESTLNAVNPYCTFNPIDKVVQLYDEKIALYERMLKEKDEMMDRLEKLINR; encoded by the coding sequence ATGGAACAGAGAATACATCAGGGCAGAAATGTGAAACGCTTTAGAGAAATGCTTGGCATCAAGCAAGAAGCTCTGGCTTTTGACTTAGGTGAGGAATGGAATCAAAAGAAAATTTCTCTGTTAGAGCAGAAAGAAGTCATTGAAGAAAATCTTTTGAAAGTAATTTCTCAGGCTTTGAAAATTCCAGTAGAAGCCTTTCAGAATTTTGATGAAGAAGCTGCTATTAATGTTATATCAAATACATTTACTAGTAATGATGAATCAACGTTAAACGCAGTTAATCCATATTGCACCTTCAATCCTATTGATAAAGTTGTTCAGTTATACGATGAAAAAATTGCTTTGTACGAAAGAATGCTGAAAGAAAAAGACGAAATGATGGATAGGCTTGAGAAGCTTATCAATAGATAG